The following proteins come from a genomic window of Pseudochaenichthys georgianus chromosome 17, fPseGeo1.2, whole genome shotgun sequence:
- the selenop2 gene encoding selenoprotein Pb → MSGVSSLWLYAALSGLLWAAHVSLLVEGDNDASRICKPPPRWTIKGQEHMQELLGNVVVVALLKASUQFCLTQASKIGGLRDKLNRSNLTDVSFMIVNERDAMSRAMYWELKRKAALGVPVYQQGPLQDDVWEALDGDKDDFLIYDRCGLLTFHIVLPYSFLHKVYVEAAIRATYLKNICNCTANHTLSSGKNTLMKNETTQFNVSQTTTIPTSPLDTDDPPPPPPPHHHHNGPHHHHHQHDHTSPENLSKHQHSQNNTLHPPHHHPEHHHHHPHYPDHHHQHYHQQPGNHSHNETVVAR, encoded by the exons ATGAGCGGTGTCTCGTCGCTGTGGCTGTATGCCGCCCTCTCCGGGCTGCTGTGGGCCGCACATGTCAGTCTGCTGGTTGAGGGGGACAATGACGCCTCCAGGATCTGCAAACCTCCCCCCCGCTGGACCATTAAGGGACAGGAGCACATGCAAGAGCTGCTGGGAAATGTGGTTGTTGTGGCGCTACTGAAGGCTAGCTGACAGTTCTGTCTCACTCAGGCCTCCAA AATTGGAGGCCTGCGTGACAAGCTGAACCGCAGCAACCTGACAGACGTGTCTTTTATGATCGTGAATGAGCGCGATGCGATGTCCAGAGCCATGTACTGGGAGCTGAAGAGAAAAGCGGCCCTTGGAGTTCCTGTCTACCAGCAGGGCCCCCTTCAGGATGACGTGTGGGAGGCCCTGGATGGAGACAAAGATGACTTCCTGATCTATGATAG GTGTGGTCTGCTCACCTTCCACATAGTGCTGCCTTACAGTTTCCTGCACAAAGTCTACGTAGAGGCTGCAATCAGAGCCACTTATCTTAAAAACATCTGTAACTGCACT GCTAATCATACTTTATCCAGTGGCAAGAACACCCTCATGAAGAACGAGACAACGCAGTTTAATGTCAGCCAGACAACTACAATACCCACAAGTCCTCTGGACACTGatgatcctcctcctcctcctcctcctcatcatcatcataatggtcctcatcatcatcaccaccaacACGATCACACCAGTCCCGAGAACCTGTCCAAACATCAGCATAGTCAGAATAATACTCTGCACCCTCCTCACCATCATCCTGagcatcatcatcaccatcctCATTATCCTGACCATCATCATCAACATTATCATCAGCAACCTGGCAACCACAGTCACAACGAGACTGTGGTTGCCAGATGA